Part of the Salinimonas lutimaris genome, TTTGCTGGGCCGAGCGTTTTTCCTTGGGCAAAATCCGGGTTTTAATGAAAAACATAAACTCAAGTGAGATAAATGAAACAACGGTGCCCATTAGTATCTGTGGTTTTGCAATAAACTCAAATACAAAAAACAGAGTACTGGCCATTAACGAAAATAGCAGCAGGCTGGCGTGGAAAGATAGCGTACTTTTCACCGCGTCGTTCATTTTATTTCCTTCAAAAACATGTCATTCAGTGAATATCGAGTTGTTGGACCATAGCTGGGTATAAGTGTGTGCTTGAACTACATAGTGACATATAAGCAAGCCATGGTATTTCGTCCTAATGCATGGACAATATTGGAAGGGCAACTTTTTTATTATTACTACTGATACGCCGGAAAGAAAAAAAAGAGCATCAAATTCGTAGTTTTTTTACTTAAAAACCTTCATAACTGTTGGCTACAAGTTAATAGATTATTGATAAAACTACACCATAACTCCGTTGAACGACATTATGAGGCGTTAAAATACAGTAATATAAGATTTATTTATATAAGTAAATGTCAAAATAATCCAAGTTGATTATCAGTGAGTGCGTCGAAAGACAATCCGATAGCCGGCAAAATACTGTCGGCGATAGGGCGAATCTGTTTTTCAATATAATGTTCATAGTCAAGACGCGCCTGTTGATGGTCTGTGGCCTGTGGGCCAGCCTGCGTTATCACATAATACACACTACTTCTGCTATTGTACTGGGCTGGTCTGCCGAGCTGCCGGTTAGCAATTTCTGCGGCTTGCGCTGCTTTAACATGCGGTGGCACAGAACGGGTGTATTCACTTAATGGCTTACGCAGGCGCTTACGATAAATCAGCTGACTGTCCACTTCGCCGTTTCTGATAGCGGCGACAGTATGTTTGATAAATTCCTCCACCGGTTTGTCATTGAATATCAAGGAATATAAGGTTTCCTGAAACTGCTTGGCCATCATGGTCCAGTCGGACCGAACATTCTCCAGTCCTTTGAATACCAGCTTTTGTTGTCCGTTATGGCTGGTTAACCCTGCATAACGCTTTTTACTGCCTTGTTCTGAGCCGCGAATGGTGGGCATAAAAAATCTGTCGAAACAAGTTTCAAACTCGATCTCCAAATGACAGGGGAGGTTGAATTCGTGCTGCAGAGTGTTGTGCCAGCGTTCATTAATCATAGATTCCAGTGCTTTACCGATGCGTTTGGCCTGCTCACGATCCTGTATGCCCGACAAGTGCACAAACGTAGAATCAGTGTCACCATAGATCACTTCATGCCCGGCTGCCTCAATCCATTTTGCAGTGGTTTGCATAATTTCATGCCCCCGCAATGTGATGGAGCTGGCCAGGCGGGGATCATAAAACGGACATCCACCGCTGCCCAGTACGCCATAAAAAGAGTTCATCAGAATCTTAATCGCCTGCGAGCGGGGTTGATCGTTGAGCCTTTTGGCCTCGTCCCGTTGTTTCCAAAGATTTTCGATAATGGCCGGCAGAAAATGCTCTGTACGCGAAAAACAGGCTCCCCTGAAACCGGCGATAGCGGTATCCGGATTAGCCAGTCCTTCAGCCAGCCCCAGAGGATCAATTTTGAAGGTTCTGATAATCGACGGATACAGGCTTTTATAATCCAGCACCAGCACGTAGTCATACAAACCGGGCCTGGAACTCATCACATATCCACCCGGTGAGGCCAGCCCACCGTTGTGTGGCCGCACACCACTGATATACCCGGCGCGATGCAGATGAGGCAGGTAAACATTAATAAACGCCGCTACCGAGCCGCCTGGCCGTGTCATATCCAGGCCAGTCAGAGTACTGCGCAGAATCAGAAAATCGACAAACTGAGTGTGATCGGCAATCTTATTGACCAGCACACAGTCCTGATAATTATACCTGGCCAGCGTGGCAGGCGCTTCACGATACAAGTGCTTGATAGCCGCCAGTTGATCAGTTTCGTGAACGAGCTTTTGTTCGCCCAGAAGCTCGCTGGCAACCTGATCCAGCGAGAAACTTTCAAACTGATAGGTCATGGTTTTAAGCGCATCAATACCATCGATAACACTTCTTCCGGGTAACTCCACCAATGTCTGACCGTTAGCCATAACACGCACTGACAGCGACAATCCATTTCTGCCCAGCGTCAGAGGCTGACCG contains:
- a CDS encoding DNA polymerase II, which produces MAASEEPIYGKGFILTRRVVRRQHHELIELWLATDTGPVCLHSPPQTNVCFVTQTQEQAARTALRHHTSRITFEQTALKTLSGHPLALIRFSPDITSHALRASLEHAGITAYEADIKLTDRFLMERFAYGGVSFKARPGIDNVLTDAAVKGAQYRPALTTLSLDIECDEHENLFSVGLASPRCKKVLMISEHPVQAAPADEFDIEHCTDEHALLERLVYWVTRTDPDVITGWNVKQFDMAVLARRAERTGQPLTLGRNGLSLSVRVMANGQTLVELPGRSVIDGIDALKTMTYQFESFSLDQVASELLGEQKLVHETDQLAAIKHLYREAPATLARYNYQDCVLVNKIADHTQFVDFLILRSTLTGLDMTRPGGSVAAFINVYLPHLHRAGYISGVRPHNGGLASPGGYVMSSRPGLYDYVLVLDYKSLYPSIIRTFKIDPLGLAEGLANPDTAIAGFRGACFSRTEHFLPAIIENLWKQRDEAKRLNDQPRSQAIKILMNSFYGVLGSGGCPFYDPRLASSITLRGHEIMQTTAKWIEAAGHEVIYGDTDSTFVHLSGIQDREQAKRIGKALESMINERWHNTLQHEFNLPCHLEIEFETCFDRFFMPTIRGSEQGSKKRYAGLTSHNGQQKLVFKGLENVRSDWTMMAKQFQETLYSLIFNDKPVEEFIKHTVAAIRNGEVDSQLIYRKRLRKPLSEYTRSVPPHVKAAQAAEIANRQLGRPAQYNSRSSVYYVITQAGPQATDHQQARLDYEHYIEKQIRPIADSILPAIGLSFDALTDNQLGLF